The window AGGAGTTACTGATGCCTCTGAAATCACGGCTTCAAAGAAAAAACAACCGAAGAAAAAAACAGAGAAGCCTGTTGCTCCAACTGTCGAAACCCCTGCGACTTCACCTGCTTCACCTTCCGTCTCCACTTCAGGTAATTGGATTTCGCATAAAGTGATACAGGGGGAAACCTTATTTGCCATCGCAAAAAAATATGACGCAAATGTAGCCGACATAATTAAATGGAACGGCCTGTCTTCCAACAATCTTTCGGTCGGTCAAACACTTAAAGTAGGGAGAGAAACCAATGCCAACATTCCTGTTACCCAATTACCCGGAAACAACAAACCTACATCCGAACCCACAAATTCTAAAACAGCTGTGGAAAGCCCTTCAAATAATGTCAGCACTTCCACTGCTTTCAAAAATGTAAGTGAAAGCGGTCAAGCCGAGGTTATAGAAGGTACTGGAAATCATAAGAAGTTCCTGGTGCTTCACAGAAGTGCGCCGGTGGGAACCATCATGAGAATAAGAAATGAAGAAAATGATGTAACCATATTTGCTCGAGTGGTTGGCGTTTTACCGGAGACAGGAGACAACAACAAATTATTAATCAAGCTATCTAAAGCTGCTTTCGATCAACTAAAAGCAGTTAATTCTCGATTTAGG of the Cyclobacterium marinum DSM 745 genome contains:
- a CDS encoding LysM peptidoglycan-binding domain-containing protein, whose protein sequence is MKCWILILGMIGLALPSKGALLVGSDSVGIEKIGGKSFIIHQVDPQETLFGISRRYNTPVSDIVQNNDTLKDGLKIGQRIRVPFIEKKMIPEGAKVHHVTPGETLFSIAKSYNIGMDQLMASNGLKGTDLSVGQALIIEGGKEEVTTEKVQPVPQKQQPVTPQKVEDTAEIVNKGVTDASEITASKKKQPKKKTEKPVAPTVETPATSPASPSVSTSGNWISHKVIQGETLFAIAKKYDANVADIIKWNGLSSNNLSVGQTLKVGRETNANIPVTQLPGNNKPTSEPTNSKTAVESPSNNVSTSTAFKNVSESGQAEVIEGTGNHKKFLVLHRSAPVGTIMRIRNEENDVTIFARVVGVLPETGDNNKLLIKLSKAAFDQLKAVNSRFRVEVSY